The genomic DNA tttaatgaaagccctggttctagctatttagtcacggaggtgtgctcgctgtcttccgtaatgtatagtttatattgcatgtttattttcaatcaattaaacctaattatcattaattttttcatacacttgaatgattatctgatttcttatcggtgtatatgagccttctgacaacgactttccccagtatacattgacccaaagctattttcctGGAAGTGCAATAtctgtgtattgtcattttcacagtaaaatcagtattttaattgtcttctcTCATTGCAACAGCGAACCACAGCAGTGTAATGTTTAGTGCCCACCTTCGTTTAaattgtcttctgattgccaacaggaACTGCATCTTACAACTTGTTACaaacttgttattgtaaatatattttgtgtaaagttgacataatcaagccaatgtacattgttgaacatgctattccataggattagcaatctgcttcttgcacttttcaagctatgaaaagaacttttccatgtcttgtcctaccagtgaagacaatgtgatgtcttggaatgctgctcatgaaatctgttgagcctaattaaaaaagggcacaatttgtgcaagtcctaaacataagcatctcatcatctttagcagttcttgtcgaatgagCCCAGCGACGATGACATTGAAGTCTGATTGAGAATTATGATAGCTAAATAGACTTATGGCGAAGACCGAACAATGCTTTGTTTAGTCCGGCATACGTAAACCGACAATGAAACAGTTACAATTTAtgtgctttattattttgtCATGCTTTGTTACAAAATAACTTTTTACTtactgaaaatggtgaaaatttaataagcgcccagcctcgaataagcgcccccctgaaagtccaaaaattaaataagcgccctGGGCGCTTAATCGAATAGTGCGGTAAATTGTGTTCTGTTAAGCACGAGGTACAATCATGCATGCTATTATAAGAATGTCACACAATGTCACAATCTTGTATTGTTACATCTCCCTTATCTTAAAGTCAAGTATTCATGACATAATCATTATGCCACGCGGGTGGTTTTCCGTTCGGGAGGACCTCCGTAATTGTACTGTGCTGGCTGATAAGTCACGGCTGCAGGCTGGTcgttttgctagtgttaagagtgaaaggacaagttttgcatcgtgagcgcgtgcatttgaaagtgccgggttgctcgttagtttctGAGCGCGCTTTGTAACTAAAatgttgcctacgtttttgtcgcgtttgaatgaaataagtggaggctGCGAAGAGATTCtgccagtctcgggatcattttggagtaatttaaattattagaatgatacttttgaatgcgtgattatgaggatggaaagcgagggtgaatggaattctgtcattcttatcgatatatttttgtgacgtttgtagtgctgactgtcgatcaaattgctGGGTGCGATGATGGCCGCgcttgaccacagagacaggataccACGTTTTTCTCTGCCATAtctctcctctgatttgctggaaaaatcggagtcatcactacatagacgtcgaagtctaagaaattgagaatgaTATATATTGAACTACATTCCTTATTCTCCAGTTTTGTAGGCGGTGAGCAgggtctactttcctcttcccgacttatctaggaagatcgaaaaagactctgctcgcagggtagttcctcggttgtcaacgaTTATAAAAAATACCAAGGCTAAACACTGAATTCTCAGACCCAACCAAATGAAGTCAATGTTcttggataaaatgttcccacggttaaaATTCCACAGTataattcaagggcaaaggttttctttcatttcaattcgATATTCTTTCACTGCCAGCGACGTCGGCGGTGTTAGAATCCCACACACGAACTTTATGGAAGATATCTCttacaaacattaattttgttattcaaatatgcCAACGACCGGAACAAAagctttgtttcgacagccaatgaggctctggttggtaCATTAATGAcgatgacgtcaacgatatcctCCCTACAAGATGGGAAAGATTCTCGTACACTTTGAACACCGCACGCGTTGGGTACGGTTTGGTAACCCCTCAgggacaaaaaacaaaactcgTTACCATGCCACAAACAAAGACTCCCCGTGTGTGTGTTACAAAGTGTAAGGAAAGTAAATTATGTTTACGAGCCATGTGGCCCATcatacggtggcccacaagagACATGCGgcaaattaaagagttgctgcaaattaaataaagttgctgTAAATGAAAGAATGTTGCTGCAAATTTAAACATCAAAAGTATGCGTGCGCACTGACGGAAGGGCAGACACaaaacacaagtcacaggtcattctTTTAACAATACAGAACgtatcctaaacatccattaaagctaaccttaggcctaattagacctaatgttagcatttgcaAACAGTTAGGGCTGTCTCTGTATtgctaaaacaatgacctgtgacttgggaCCTCTGACCTCTGTTTTGAACCTGTCCTTCCTGCAGTGCACGCGGATACTTTTGATATTTGAATTTGCAGCAACATTCTtgtaatttgcagcaactttattgaatttgcagcaactttattttatttccagcaactctttaatttgcatcatgtcccttgtgggccaccgtaccaTCAGatccggagcttatcccggtttccgtGGCataaagcgactaggagtatttccactcccccctggatgggataaTAGTCCaacgcagggctacccccagcattttgccggtacccatttatacacctgggtggagaggcaccgtgggagtaaagtgtcttgcccaagaacacaacacaatgtccccggccaggacccgaacccggaccattagatccggagtcgagcacactaaccatgaggccactgcgcccGGTGCGGTGCCATCTTTTTATTTATCACAAtttcatatttgccctcgaagcttcgcttctcggccaaatattcattttttggACAATCTGTCAGCCGCAgacattatcagccgacataccagccTCCAGAAGGGGTTTACTTACTGAAAtaggccttaatcacacggAATCTATGTTGAGTCCCAAGAGATTGAAAACTTTCTGCACCAAAAGTCGTGCCCagacatttcaactcgaggctcggagTACTGAAATCTATTGTcaatggccaatatggccgccgcgcgaataagcCCCATAACCGTTGGCAACGGAGGAACTGATAATGGATCAATTCACGTCGAacctggaagaaaaaaaacacaggaaGGAAGAGATCCACAATGGCAacaaggttaggctttttaattacgaacttttcataaaattatcttctcagttCATTTATCGGAATtttcatgaaaatccttgtatGTTTGTTGGCTTTTcttcacactgagcttggggcacctgtgcCAGGCATCTGAGCCACCTGGCCCTCGGCTAAGAGGGCCAGGCTGCTTAGTGGACTAGTTGCAAGGGCTTTCCCATTTCAAGTGTGAGTTCCAATAGCAAATAACCGCCGAAGTACGATGGCTAGCGTTGAAGTAAACTGGCAGACAAAAGGCTCATCTGTCAGCCAAAGAACGAAATTTGTTTTCAACAAGGAGTTACTGAGTGATGTCAAGTTCATAGCTCCCGTGTCGAATGAGAAAAGTGAAATCGAAAGCAAAGTGGTTCCAGCTCACAAATTTGTGCTTGCAATTAGCAGTCCTGTGTTCTATGCCATGTTCTATGGTCAAATGGCGGACACTAGAGACTCTGTTGAACTGCCTGACTGTGACTACGAGAGTCTACTGGAGTTTTTTCGTTTCTTGTACAGCGACGAAGTACAGCTAACCGGAAGTAATGTAATGCGTGTGCTGTACTTGGCGAAGAAATACCTAGTACCCTCACTTGCTGATAAATGTGGCGAATTTCTTCGAGATAACCTGAGCCCATCCAACGTTTTTTCCGTTCTCCCACACGTCGGGAAGTTTGAAGATAAAGATTTGGAAAATCGATGCTGGGAAGTGATCGAGCTCATGGCCCACGAAGCTGTGACGTCAGATGATTTTGTTACGGTTGAGAGATCCTTAGTAAAATCTGTTGTAAACAGGAAAAGATTGAATATCAAGGAAATAGAATTGTTTAAGGCTGTTGATCGCTGGGCCAAGCACAAATGTGAGGAGCAAGGGCTAGCTGCAGATGGCCAGGCAAAGAGAAGAATCATTGGAGAGGAGATCctaaaagaaataatatttcccTTGATGACACAAAAGGAGTTTGCGTCGTTTGTAATTGACTCCAACATATTGAACATTCAAGAATTTGGTGAAATGATAAAGCACTACAATCAAGTTCTGACATCCCCTTTGCCTTTTGCACAGTCTTCAAGGCTTGGCGCTAAGAAACGATGTAGACGATTCACAGAGTTCACAAAGCCTTGGGGTTGTACTGGTCGCGCGGATTCTCTCTGTCTTAGTGTAGACAAGAGTATCAGTCTTTTGGGAGTACAGCATTTCGGCTCTGAAGGGGCTGAGTACACAGTTTCCACCGAAATTACTGACACAAAAAGTGGGTCATCTCTGGCGAAAACATCTGGAACATATTCCTGTGAAAAAGACATGGACCATGCCTATTATGGATTTGACGTTTTGTTCAACTCTCCGGTAGTTTTAGAGCCAGAGAACACATACAAAATTATTTCAGTCGTCAAGGGGCCAAATTCAATGTATGGTGTAAacggaaaaatattttttgagactGCAGGAGTAGGATTTACGATAAGCACTTCAAATGGCCCTACTATTGGCACTAATAGGACAAAAGGCCAGTTTCCAGGCTTCCTTTTCTATTAGTTTGGTGAACCATACTTCTGATATTAATAACCTAAAAACAATCAGAGAGTCATTAAATTGTGGAGAGGATAATACATTTTAAGTCCTTCTTTAAAggacacctttttttttctttaaccaaTCATATATAAGAGAACTCGTCGTAGTATAGTCCTTATTCCatattattttttggtcaaatAGCTTGATATTAAATAGCGAATTGCTCGCTGCCACAGCGGTCGGAAGTCAAACCAGAGTTTTCTTGTGTTGCAGTGGTTAGCAAATTTAAGAGCCATGACCATAAATATGGACCAAACAACGGCACAAGTCGAAAATCTAGTTTGCTAATTTTTTGCTCATAGATTGGCCCCAGCTAGAAAACAAACGGACCATAGTTAGTTTCTGCTAATGCAGCTTTTTTGGGAAGAAATGTGCGAAAACCGATTTCCGATTTCGCTCCGATTGAGGTCAAAGTCTACTTCCGGTTATGCTGAAttttctgaata from Montipora foliosa isolate CH-2021 chromosome 7, ASM3666993v2, whole genome shotgun sequence includes the following:
- the LOC138010307 gene encoding BTB/POZ domain-containing protein 2-like, producing the protein MASVEVNWQTKGSSVSQRTKFVFNKELLSDVKFIAPVSNEKSEIESKVVPAHKFVLAISSPVFYAMFYGQMADTRDSVELPDCDYESLLEFFRFLYSDEVQLTGSNVMRVLYLAKKYLVPSLADKCGEFLRDNLSPSNVFSVLPHVGKFEDKDLENRCWEVIELMAHEAVTSDDFVTVERSLVKSVVNRKRLNIKEIELFKAVDRWAKHKCEEQGLAADGQAKRRIIGEEILKEIIFPLMTQKEFASFVIDSNILNIQEFGEMIKHYNQVLTSPLPFAQSSRLGAKKRCRRFTEFTKPWGCTGRADSLCLSVDKSISLLGVQHFGSEGAEYTVSTEITDTKSGSSLAKTSGTYSCEKDMDHAYYGFDVLFNSPVVLEPENTYKIISVVKGPNSMYGVNGKIFFETAGVGFTISTSNGPTIGTNRTKGQFPGFLFY